AGGTAATATCCTCTACCGGATACAGATTATTTTGCTTGCGGAATTTTTCAAGTGACGTGTTTACCATGATTCGTCTCATCCACCCCTCAAACGAACCTTTAAACTGAAACTGGTCAATCTTGGTAAAGACCCGGATAAACCCCTCCTGAAGATTATCCTCCGCTTCGGTGGCATCTTTGGAATACCGCAGACAGACCCCGTACATCTTGCCTGCGAAGCGTTGATATAACAGGGACTGCGACTTTCGGTCGCCAGCGGAGCATTTTTTTATGATATCATCCAGGTCGGTCACGCAGTATACTTTAGTTCGAATTCTCGATCAAAAATCAGGCCCGAATCAAATTAAACTGCAACCTAAATAAATTCCACCAATATAAGAACGCAATGCACGAGCTATTTCTGTTAAAAAATGTTGATAAACTCTCTGTATTTGGGGATGAATATTCATTCTCATTTCATTTAGATTAACCGGTATTTTTCTAAACTCAATGATTAGACGCGAAGCCCGTCGCAAATGGTTGCGTCACTAGTCAGAATTTTATCTACGCAACCAATTATGCTTTCCTCCCATCTAATTCCAAAATGCCAGGCCATGAAGTTAACAAAACTAGTTACCCTGATTCTATTGCCGGTTTCGATGACCGGTTGTTCTTCCGGGGCGAATGATAATACACCCGGAACCGACATCAAACTCGATGAGAAGTCGACTGAAATAGTCAATTCAGATAATCAGTTTGGCTTTAACCTGTTCGGCACATTGATTGAAAACAGTGAAGCCGGCACCAACCTGATGATATCACCGCTCAGTATATCGAGTGCTCTGAGCATGGCCCTCAACGGAGCAAACGGCGACACCCGCACCGAAATGGAGCAGGTACTATCATCCAGCGGATTTACGACCGATGATATTAACTCTGCCTACCAGAAATTAATTCCCGCTTTGCGGAATTGCGACACCAGCGTTGACCTCGATATTGCCAATTCCATCTGGATTCGGAAAAATTTTGATGTACTGGAAAAGTTCATCAAAGTCAATAACGATTATTACGACGCGGAAGTTACCCGACTTCCCTTCGATAACACTGCCGTGAATCAAATCAATGATTGGGTCAGCCGGAAAACGCACGACCGGATTCAGAAAATGGTGACCAACATCGATCCGAATGATGTGATGTACCTGTTGAATGCCATTTATTTCAAAGGAAGCTGGGCAGAGAAATTCGATTCGAATACTACGCAGAATAAGCCATTCACACTGACCGATAACAACACGGTCAACGTTCCGATGATGCGGAAAAATCTGAAGCTGTCGTACCTGGCGACCAACAAATTTCGGATGGCGGCTTTTCCTTACGGACGGGGGAAATTCAGGATGCTCGTAATGCTGCCCAACGAAGGGGTATCAAATACCGAGATATTGCAATCGCTGGACGCCGATTCATGGCAGACTTATTTGAAAGGAATGAGCCAACCGGTGGAACTGGATGTTTGGCTGCCCAAATTCACCTTTTCGTGGGAAACCGGACTGAAAGACGTGCTGGCCTCCTTGGGAATGCCCAAAGCCTTTTCGCAATCCGAGGCAGACTTCACAAATATCAACAGCGACGGAAGATTATACATCAGCAAAGTGAAACATAAGACATTTATTGAAGTAAACGAGGAAGGAACGGAGGCGGCTGCTTCCACATCAGTGGGAATTAGTCTTAATTCCATTGGGCCTTCGGCTGTGGAGTTTCATGCCGACCATCCTTTCCTTTTCTTCATTACGGAAGAAGATACCGGGGCTATTTTGTTTATGGGGCAACTGTCGGACCCGGAGACAGAAAGTTGAGAGGGATCACACCAGGCCCGGCAACTAACCAGATTTTTTATTCATACCTCTGTGTTTTTAGGCACAAAAAAGGGACGGCCCCAATGAGTCGTCCCTTCATTTTTTTATTTCCTATCAGAACATCGGGTCCCACGGCGGCAGCATTTCTGCTTTTTCGCTCCAGGCTTTCAATGTTTTGCTATCGAGATATTTTTTGTTGATGACAAACCGGAACATGTATTGATTGAACCAGTTGTCGGTAAACGTCAGGTAACCGTGGTAATCAGAATCCGGGCCCCAGCTGTTTTCAAACTGCCACTTGGTGGGTTTTCCCTGGTCATTCACATCAACGGCAATCAGTGCCATTCCGTGCGACGAACCGCTTTCTCCCGTTAGGATACGCTGCTTCTTATCCATGCCGAATTTCACACCGTAAACCGCTCCATAGTCGTAATTCTCGGTAGACAATACGCCTGAACCTTTTACGTAGAAAGCACCAACATCGCAGGAAGCATACATCGGTTCGTTGTTTTTAATCGACTCGATGGCAAACTGCTTGATGACATCGTTCGGGAGGTTCACATAGTTCCAGTTGATGCCTTCCTCGGTATTGCGGTAATTCTCGATTTCGTAGTGTTTGTAATACGGGCGCGTCGGGTCGTTCATCAGCATCACGTATTCCGACAGTTTGATATCACCCAAAACTTCATCGCGGAATTGCTGCGGTGTGTAGTTTTTGTATTCCGAGAGATTACCGTCTTTATCCTTGTATCTCCAACGGAACTGTTCCGGCGGATTTCCCAGGTTCAGGGCCAGCATCCGGTAAACGCCTTCCAGCATTTCTACCCGGCGGTTCTCTATATCAGTCTTCGATTTTTTGTCGGCTACCATCTGGCGGAGTTCCAATCCATCCTGACGCAACTTGGTCACGATAAACTTCACCATCTTCCGGGTGTTCTCACTCGAATGAGTTTCGGGCATGGCACTCTTGGGAACCATCCCGTACTTGTTCACCAGGTTGACAAACGAGTTCCAAACGCCACCGTCGTCTACCGGCGATTTGAAATACCAGTTCACCTTCCGGCTCGTAAACGGAAGGTCAGCACTGGCAACCACGTTGTTCAGAAAGAGATTAGCCTTCTCGAAAATATCGTAGAAATAGAGGTAATTCTCCGAGAACTCAAACTCATCGACGTTGAAATGCCGCATGGCCACCGGTCGGAAGATATTCAGCGAGGTAAACATCCAGCAACGGCCCGAGCCTTTTTGGTCGGTGATGCCGGAAATATCATCTACTTTGTATTTGAAATGCTGGTCAACTTTGTCCACATTGTCGCGGTTCAGCGCCAGCTTGTTGATATCGTTGTTCGAAAGCGCATTTTCCATCGCTTTGGTGTACGAATCTTCCTTGTACGATTGTCTGATTTTCTGTAGTTGGTCTGCTGTCAGTGCCCCCGATTGAGCCCAGGCCGCTGTGGCACTCCACACTCCCAGCAACAACAGCAATGTCAGTTTTTTCATCATATTCACTTATCGTTTTGTTTAAAGTTGAACGGTAAATATAATTATATGAAGAAACCTGTCGGGAAACTTTCGTCAGTTTTTAACTTAATGTGGCGCATTCAACCCCCAAATGCCCGGATTTTGAGTTACTCCCGTTTTGCCGAAGTACTATTCTCATTGAATTGAAGTATCCCGGTTTCCCGGAAGGCATTCGTCACACTGAAAGAGGTGCCTCAGTTTCCGGAGGGTGTTCACCTCACTGAGATGAAGTGCCTGAGTTGCGATAGGAGACTCGTCACCCTGAAAAGAAGCTCCTCAGTTGTGGCAGGACACTCATCACACTGAAATGAAGTGCCTCAGTTTCGGGAAGGCGTCCATCGCACTGAAACGAAACGTCTCAGTTTCGGGAGGACGCTTTTCACACCGAAAAGAGGTGCCTCAGTTCCCGGAGGGTATTCATCACGCTGAAGTGAAGTGCCTCAGTTTCGGGAGGTACTAAATCAGATTTGAATTTTTTCCCTCAGTTTCGGGGAGATGTTCGTGCACGCTGCAATGAAGCGCCCCAGTTTCGGGAGGACGCTTTTCACACCGAAAGGAGGTGCCTCAGTTCCCGGAGGGTATTCATCACGCTGAAGTGAAGCGCCTCAGTTTCGGGAGGAGCTGCATTTAATTGCCGATGTGCTTCCCCGGTTTGAGGAAGTACGAAATCACATTCTGATTTAGTCCCTCCGTTTCCGGAAGTATTAAATCCGATCCGAATGAAGCGTCTCAGTTTCCGGGAGAATACCCGTTACAATGCGTGGAGGCGCTCCTTTGCACCTAACGGGAAAGAGACAAGGTTCAGGCAAGCATAAAAAAACCCTCCGGTATGGCAGTAACCGGAGGGTTCGTATCCCGATAGAATTAAATCTCTGTTTAAATGTGGATCACCTCGTCGAAAGCGGCAGCAGCAGCTTCCATCACTGCTTCGCTCATGGTTGGGTGCGGGTGAACCGATTTGATGAGCTCGTGACCGGTAATTTCCAGCTTGCGGGCTACTACCAGCTCGGCAATCATTTCGGTTACATTGGCACCAATCAGGTGGGCGCCGAGCAATTCGCCGTATTTGGCATCGAAAATCAGTTTCACAAAACCGTCGGCAGCACCGGCCGATTTTGCTTTACCGGATGCCGTGAACGGGAATTTACCGACTTTCAGTTCGTAACCAGCTTCCTTCGCAGCTTTCTCGGTCATACCGACTGAAGCAATCTCAGGGGTGGTGTACGTGTTGGCCGGAATATTTCCATAATCGAGCGGCTGCGGATTTTCACCGGCAATCTTCTCAACACAGATAATACCTTCGGCGGAAGCCACGTGTGCCAGTGCCGGTCCGTGAACGATATCACCGATGGCATAAACACCTTCCACGTTGGTGCGGTAATAATCGTCTACCTTGATTTTACCTTTCTCGGTAGCAATCTTCATCTCTTCCAGGCCAATGCCCTCGAGGTTCGGCTCGATACCAACCGCTGAAAGTACGATGTCGGCTTCAATCTGCTCTTCGCCTTTCTTGGTTTTCACGGTTACCTTGCATTTCTTGCCTGAAGTGTCAACCTTTTCGACCGAAGAATTCACCATTACTTTCATACCCATTTTCTTGAACGAGCGTCCAAGCTGAGCAGCTACATCGGCGTCTTCGTTCGGAACCAGGGTCGGCATGAATTCGACCAACGTTACTTTGGTTCCGATAGCTGAATAGAAATAGGCAAACTCGCTTCCGATGGCTCCGGACCCGACAACCACCATGCTTTCGGGTTGTTTATCGAGTGAAAGAGCCTCGCGGTAACCGATAATTTTTTTACCATCCTGCGGCAGGTTGGGCAGCTGCTTCGAGTGAGCACCTGTGGCCAACAGAATGTGCTTGGCTGTATACTTTTCTTTTTTCCCTTTGCTGTCGGTTACTTCAACGGTGTTTTTGGCAACGAGCTTTCCAAAACCTTCAATCTTTTCAACTTTATTCTTCTTGAAAAGAAACTGAACGCCGTTGCTCATGCCACCGGCTACGTCACGACTTCGTTTTACCATGCTGGTAAAATCGGCCTTGATATCGCCGTCGATGGCTACACCGTAATCGGCTGCGTGTTTGGTATATTCGAAAACCTGCGCGCTTTTCAGCAACGATTTGGTCGGAATACATCCCCAGTTCAGGCAGATTCCACCCACGTTTTCTTTCTCAACTACAGCTACTTTTAAACCGAGCTGCGAGGCCCTGATAGCGGCAACATATCCGCCCGGACCACTTCCTATAACTAAAAGATCGTAGTTCATTTTTTTATCAATCGTTTTCCGGAAAAAAATTTTTCACTTCTTCCAACAAAGAAAAGTTCGTTATGTTCGGGGAAGCCGTAAGCAAAAAAAGCCGCCCCTTGCGGAACGGCTTTTTGGTAGTACAAATATTTTATTCGCCAAATACTTCTTTCAGCTTTTGCTCCAACGCCGGACCACGAAGGTTTTTAGCGATGATCTTTCCATCTTTATCCAACAACAGTGAGTGCGGAATACTGGTCACGCCATATTCGCGGGCCACTTTATTGTTCCAGTATTGCAGGTCGGAAACCTGGTGCCAGGTCAGGTGATCATCCTTAATGGCTTTCACCCACGCGTCATGATCACGATCGAGTGATACTCCCAGAACCGTGAAGCCTTTATCCTTGTACTCGTTGTACACTTTTACCACGTTCGGATTTTCCTGACGACAGGGAGCACACCACGATGCCCAGAAATCGAGCAGTACATATTTTCCGCGAAGTGAAGACAATGTAAATGGATTTCCGTCCGGATCGTTCATGGTAAAATCGGGAGCCACGGCACCAATTCCGGTTACACGACGCTGATCGGCCATCTTCTGCAGCTCTTTTACATAAATCGATTCCTTGATAGAAGGATCGAAGGATGCAATTAATGTATCCAGATCATTGTATGTTGCAGTCTGTCCAAACTGCCACAAAGCAACGAAAGGAGCAACTGTGCTGTTTTTGTGCTCACGAATAAAATTCTTGGCAAAAACTTTCTGGTTGTCAACCATTGCCTCGATGTCAATCTGGGCTTTCTTCATGCCGTCTTCATCTCCACTCATGCGGGCTTTGGCATATCGTTGCTGAATATCTTTAGCCTCGCTGGAAAGACGCTTCATTTCATCAGTAAACTGCGTGAAAATTTCGTTAGACTCGGAACCGGTAACCACCGTTTTGTCCAAACTATCGGCGTAAGCTTTCACATTAATCTTTCCGTTTTCAGCAAAGAACTGGGAAACCAGTTTCTTCTGACCTAAACGAATAACGCGCAATTCAGGTAAATCCGTCTTGCCTTTCAGCACAAAATTGCCGTCCTCAAGCTTGGCTGTGTCTTCCACATTCCACTTGGTTCCGTCGTATTTTAACAAAGCCACTTCACCAGTATTCTGGCCCTGGATATTTCCTTTAATAATAAATCCATCAGGTGATGAACAAGCTGCAAAAGCCGACAAGGCAAGCAGCAAAAACAGGAATTTTTTCATTCGATTTAGTTTTTTCATAGTTGCTTATACTATCCTTCTATCAGATATTTTCTTACTCTAACAAAACAATAATTGAACATATTTCAATGTGATAAACAAAGTTATCAAAAGATCTGAATCAGTAAAACGAATCTCAAATTCCTGGATTACATAACGTACACCGCAATATTTTTCTGAGTTTCAGGAGTTGTCATTAGCCGTTCAGGCAAAGTTATTCCGGCTTTTCATCTTTGCTTTCGAACGTTTTGAAGTAGATATCGAGCAACCTTCGGGCAGCCACAAACGAACTGATCTCGTCACTCAGAACTGCTTTTTCCATTCCATCCAACTGCTTTTTTATCTCCGGATTACCATAAAAATTGTTTCTCAGCGTTTCGTTTACCGATTCGTACATCCAGTATTTTGCTTGTTCCCGACGACGGTAATTGAAAAATCCATTCTTCCGGGTCCGATTAACGTAGTCATTCACCGTATCCCAAACTTCGGTGATGCCTGTGCCTACCAGCGATGAACAGGTGAGCACCTTCGGAATCCATCCCGATTCCGTGGGCGGGAAAAGATGCAGTGCATTGCGGAATTGCGAAGCGGCCATGTTGGCTTTCTCGATGTTACTGCCATCAGCCTTGTTGATGGCTATGGCATCGGACATCTCGATGATGCCGCGTTTGATTCCCTGCAACTCGTCGCCAGCTCCCGCTATTTGAATTAACAGGAAGAAATCGACCATCGAGTGCACTGCTGTTTCGGATTGTCCAACTCCTACGGTTTCGATAAAAATGGTATCAAATCCAGCGGCTTCGCATAGAACAATAGTTTCTCTTGTCTTCCGGGCCACGCCGCCCAGCGAACCTGCCGAAGGACTGGGACGGATGTAAGCGTTGGGATCACCAGACAAGCTTTCCATCCGGGTTTTGTCACCAAGAATTGAACCTTTCGTCCGCTCGGAACTTGGGTCAATGGCAAGAACGGCCAGCTTTCCACCATTTCCGGTGATGTGCTTGCCCAACGCCTCGATAAATGTACTTTTTCCCGCTCCGGGCACACCGGTAATTCCCAACCGGGTTGAGTTCCCGGCAAACGGCAGGCATTTAATAATAATGTCCTGCGCCAGCTGCTGATGTTCGGGATTGCTACTTTCCACCAGCGTTACCGCCTGACTAAGCAGCGTACGGTTTCCATCCAGAATTCCTTTCACATACTCGTCCGCCGGAAGCAATTTGCGTTTTCGTTTGCTCAGAAACCGCTTCACAGAATCTTCATTCACCGAATCGGGCTGCTCAATTCCTTTATTTACGTTCAATCCGAGGTAGTTCGGATCATTTTCAGGGTGGTCGTTATGATGATTATCCTTGCTCATTTTATTGTTCACTTTCCTGCGAAATTACAATTTTTTACCCCGTTTACACGGAATAATCAGCGTATTCGGACATAAAAAAACCTCCATAAAAATGGAGGTTCTCCTGATGAATATCTTTGAATCGGGTTATGACTTCACATTTCCGGTAATCCGTAAAATCGTGGTTGGCTGATCGGGATCGTTCGTGATAACCGTAATCGATTTATTCTGACGACCACGCTTGCCATGCGAATTAAAGACCACTTTCAAATCGGTGCTTTGGCCCGGCTTAATAACGGTTGTAGCCGGAGTAACGGCAGTACATCCGCACGATGCCCGGATGCGACGGATAACCAAATCGCTCTTACCGGTATTCTTAATCTGGAAAACGTGATTCACTTTCTGTCCTTCACTGATTTCGCCGAAATTAAACACGCGCTCGTCAAAACCAACTTTAGGCGAATTGGCCAACTGTTGCGGAGTGAGTTTCGAAAAGTCTTCCACAATCGTAGCGCTAACACCAATGGAGTAATTATAGTTCGATTCACCGTTTTCGGTCAAATACACCCGGTCGATCACAAATCCGTATTCTTTCTTTTTCGAGGCATCGTAGGTTACCACGAAATGGCCTTTCTTACCCGGCTCTACCGTCTTCGGAACAATGTCCACTTTCAGATATGACGGTGCCTGCTTCACACCAATCGTCACCGGCTTGTCGCCCAGGTTAACGAATTGAAGGCTGTCGGTTCTGACCTCATCATCTTTAATTTTCACAAAAGCCAGATGATTGGTACGCATCCTGATCAAACCTACCTCGCGCGGGTAAAGCTCTTCAGGTGTTTTCACGCGGGGAATCACCTTACCGCGAATCTTCAGAACCACCATCGGATTCGTTGCATTTGAGGAGATACTAATCGTCTTGGTAAAATTTCCCGGACGGTTACGCGGATTGTAAGTTACCCTGATATGGCCCTCGTCACCGGGTGACACAGGTTTCCGGGTCCACTCCGGGGTTGTACAACCACACGAAGAACGCACATAGGAAACAATCAAAGGCGCATTACCCGTATTTTTAAATTTGAAATCATACGATACATTCCCTTGTTCTTCCTTGAATGTACCAAAGTTATGTTCCAGGTTATCGAATTTTATGGTGGCCCGGTTTTGTGCGACCGCCGAATTCAAACCCGCCATGAACAGAAATAATACTAAAACAGAAACAGTTCTCTTCATAATACAACATTTTATCTGAACAAAACTAATAAAATTATGATTCGCTTATTGAGACCAACTTCAGATAATGGCCTGTAAAAGCACCAGTTTTAACATTCTTTAATTCTATTTAGGAATTAGGCAGCGTCCGGCTCTTTACGTTCTAATAACGTTGTACTTTGGGAATTTCGTATCTTCGACAAAAACTATGATCTATGGAACTATCGCAGGTTTTGTTGCTGGTTCTGGTCGGATTTACCGCCGGGATCGTTAGTGGAGCACTCGGTGTGGGCGGCGGTATTGTCCTGATTCCGGCTTTGGTCTATCTCTTCGGAATGGAACAACACACCGCGCAGGGAACCAGTTTGGCTATCCTCTTACCGCCTACCGGGATTCTGGCAGCCATGGCTTACCAGAAACAGGGTTTCATCAACTGGAAATATGCTATTATCATTACCTTAATCTTCGTTTTGGGTGCCTGGGTTGGAGCACAGTTTTCCATCGCCGTTCCCGAGAAGTTGATGCGACGAATCTTTGCGTTATTCCTGTTAATTGTCGGAGCTAAAATGTTTTTTGGAAAATGATGGAATTGAAGAAAGAGATACAACAACTGGCACAACAATATTTCAACGACACGGTCGCCATCCGTCGCCACTTACACCAATACCCCGAGTTGTCATTCGAAGAGTTTGAAACCTCCGATTTTATCCAAAAGCAATTGGACGAAATAGGTGTTTCCTATCGGACGGGAATTGTCAAAACCGGCATCATTGCCCGGCTTGACGGAAAACTGCCGGGAGGACGAACGATTGCGTTGCGCGCTGACATCGATGCCCTTCCGATTGTCGAAAACTCAAACGATAGTTACTGCTCCCTCAACCGGGGCGTGATGCATGCCTGCGGACACGATGCACACTCCGCCTCTTTATTGGGAGTTATTCGAATCTTGAAGAAACTGGAACACAAACTTCGCGGTACGTTCCTGTTTATCTTCCAGCCGGGAGAAGAACAATTCCCCGGAGGCGGAAAACTGTTATTGGAATCGGGAGCATTGAACGATCCGAAACCGGAACTGATTCTGGCTCAACATGTGCTACCGGAAATGGAAGCCGGCCATGTTGGTTTCCGACCCGGGATGTATATGGCTTCCGGCGACGAAATCTTTTTCACCGTTAGGGGAAAAGGCGGACACGGAGCTTTGCCACACAAACTGACGGATACCGTTTTAACAACCGCACACATCATTACTGCGCTGCAGCAAGTAGTGAGCCGTAACGCTCCGGCCGATATCCCATCGGTGCTTTCTTTCGGAAGAGTAATTGCTGAAGGAGCCACAAACATCATCCCCGATGAAGTGTATGTATCCGGTACGTTCCGCACCATGGACGAAACCTGGCGAGCCGAAGCGAAGGAACGGATTCAAAAAATCGGCCAGGCAATAGCCGAAGGCATGGGAGCTACCTGTGAGTTTCAAATCAACCATGGCTACCCCATGCTGATGAACGACCACGAGGTGACCAAACAGGCCCGCGAGTTTGCCGTCGAATATCTGGGTAAAGAAAGAGTAGAAGACATGGGATTGCGAATGACCTGCGAAGATTTTGCCTATTATTCGCAACAATTTCCGGTTGCCTTTTTCCGCTTTGGCGTGAAGAAACCCGGAAGCAGCGAAACCGCATCACTGCACTCGCCCACTTTCGACATCGACGAAAAAGCGTTGGAAACTTCTGTTGGACACATGGCCTACCTGGCGGCCCGTTTCTCGCAGCAGAAAAAGGAATAAGCTAAACTAGTCTGTCAGACCTTCGTCCCGGTACAACTTCGGACGTCGGTCCTGCAACCAGTTATTTCGATTTGTCAACGATTTGTCACGGGCCTGAAGCGGATCAATGGTTGTCATCAGCACCTGCTCTTTAGTAGCGTCTGCTTCGGCTAGTATTTCTCCTTTTACTCCACAAATCAGGCTGCTTCCCGTAAAGGTAAGCTCCCTCTCCTGTCCGATTCGATTAGCTAAAGCGACGAAATACCGATTGGTGACGGCGTGTGCCGGAACTGTCCTTTGGGCCAGGCCGGGCAATACCAAATTGCTGAGATGACAAACAATGTCGGCTCCTTTCAGCCCCATGATTCTCCAGGCTTCGGGGAAAACCCAGTCGAAACAAATTAGCATTCCCACGCGCACTTCACCCAACAAAAAAACCGGAAAACCTGTGTCTCCCGGTTCAAAAATATCTTTCTCGTTCAAAAACAAATGTGCTTTCCGGTACGTACCGATCACACCATCTGCATCGAGTAAAACAGCCGAATTGAAAAGTTTGTCACCGTATCGCTCGTTAAATCCTGTCGCAATCGCGAATTGGTGTTTCCTGCATTCTTCCGTAAGGAAGGAAAGAAAATGGCTTTCTTCCACGCATTCGGAAAGCGACCAGGCTTCTTCCTGTGAGGAAAATGCATAACCTGAATTTGCCAGTTCAGGAAGGACGACCAAATCGGCCGCTGCAGCCTCTTTCAACAAAGAGCGAAGCCTGGCAACCGTCGCATCAGTATCTCCTATAACGGGCGCAAACTGAACCGTGGCAATCTTCATTTCCATCAAAAGATGAATAAATTATTCGTCTCCAAACGAAACTCCAAGATTCCGGCCTTTCAGAATCAGTGGGTCAGACGGATCAACTAACCGCAATTTTCCGCCAACCTCATCCAGCGGGACAGCTGCTAAATCATTGTTCCGAACAGCGACCATATTATTATAGGCTCCGTCGGCAATCAGTTCCGTTGCAAACGCTCCATACTGAGTTGCCAGAATTCGGTCCATTGGCGACGGCGTTCCACCTCGCTGGATATATCCCAGCCGGGTTTCGCGCGCCTCGATGCCGGTGTAAGTCTGAATATTTTCGACAACATAACGCGCAGCCGAAATCTTTTTCGGTTTATCAATTCCTTCGGCCACCACTACAATCGAGTAGGGTTTTCCCTTAGCAAAACGTTCTTCGATGGTTTTACACACTTTGCCGATGTGGTAGTCAATTTCCGGAATCAGGATGATGTCACCTCCACCGGCCATTCCGGCGTACAATGCAATCCATCCGGCATGGTGCCCCATTACTTCGATAACCATTGCACGTTGATGCGAGTTGGCTGTCGAGTGCAAACGGTCGATGGCTTCAGTAGCAATCCCAACGGCAGAATCGAATCCGAAAGTGACATCCGTTCCGTACACATCGTTGTCAATGGTTTTCGGTATACCGATGACATTTAAACCTTCTTTCGCCATCATGCTGGCGGTTTTCATGGTACCATTACCACCGATACAAACCACACAATCGAGATCCAGCTCTTCATACGTTTGCCGGATCAAATCTGGTTTATCATTGAACTCTTCCCCTTTTTCCAGCTTATAGGGCTTCTCCCGGGAAGTTCCTAAAATCGTCCCGCCAAGGGTAATGATTCCGGACACTTTGGGCTCGTCGAGCTTAAAATACTCCTTGTTGATTAACCCACTGTAACCCGCAGTAAATCCGTAGACTTCCATACCGTGTTTTACAATGGCAGTTTTACCTACACCGCGAATTGCAGCATTCAGCCCGGGGCAGTCACCACCGGCCGTCAGAATTCCAATCTTTTTTCCTTTTTTACTCATGCTGGATGGAGTTTATTCCTTATGATAGTAATTAAGAAATGTTATGAATTGCAGCTTTAAGAACGATTTTGCCTAAC
This Prolixibacter sp. NT017 DNA region includes the following protein-coding sequences:
- a CDS encoding RNA polymerase sigma factor — translated: MTDLDDIIKKCSAGDRKSQSLLYQRFAGKMYGVCLRYSKDATEAEDNLQEGFIRVFTKIDQFQFKGSFEGWMRRIMVNTSLEKFRKQNNLYPVEDITLYEGKQLSEDLLAQINANELLKLVQELPARYRMVFNLYAIEGFSHKEIGEMMGISEGTSKSNLSRARVILQKKVYEKFGVERSKVNNTIC
- a CDS encoding serpin family protein, with protein sequence MKLTKLVTLILLPVSMTGCSSGANDNTPGTDIKLDEKSTEIVNSDNQFGFNLFGTLIENSEAGTNLMISPLSISSALSMALNGANGDTRTEMEQVLSSSGFTTDDINSAYQKLIPALRNCDTSVDLDIANSIWIRKNFDVLEKFIKVNNDYYDAEVTRLPFDNTAVNQINDWVSRKTHDRIQKMVTNIDPNDVMYLLNAIYFKGSWAEKFDSNTTQNKPFTLTDNNTVNVPMMRKNLKLSYLATNKFRMAAFPYGRGKFRMLVMLPNEGVSNTEILQSLDADSWQTYLKGMSQPVELDVWLPKFTFSWETGLKDVLASLGMPKAFSQSEADFTNINSDGRLYISKVKHKTFIEVNEEGTEAAASTSVGISLNSIGPSAVEFHADHPFLFFITEEDTGAILFMGQLSDPETES
- a CDS encoding aminopeptidase C, yielding MMKKLTLLLLLGVWSATAAWAQSGALTADQLQKIRQSYKEDSYTKAMENALSNNDINKLALNRDNVDKVDQHFKYKVDDISGITDQKGSGRCWMFTSLNIFRPVAMRHFNVDEFEFSENYLYFYDIFEKANLFLNNVVASADLPFTSRKVNWYFKSPVDDGGVWNSFVNLVNKYGMVPKSAMPETHSSENTRKMVKFIVTKLRQDGLELRQMVADKKSKTDIENRRVEMLEGVYRMLALNLGNPPEQFRWRYKDKDGNLSEYKNYTPQQFRDEVLGDIKLSEYVMLMNDPTRPYYKHYEIENYRNTEEGINWNYVNLPNDVIKQFAIESIKNNEPMYASCDVGAFYVKGSGVLSTENYDYGAVYGVKFGMDKKQRILTGESGSSHGMALIAVDVNDQGKPTKWQFENSWGPDSDYHGYLTFTDNWFNQYMFRFVINKKYLDSKTLKAWSEKAEMLPPWDPMF
- the lpdA gene encoding dihydrolipoyl dehydrogenase, whose amino-acid sequence is MNYDLLVIGSGPGGYVAAIRASQLGLKVAVVEKENVGGICLNWGCIPTKSLLKSAQVFEYTKHAADYGVAIDGDIKADFTSMVKRSRDVAGGMSNGVQFLFKKNKVEKIEGFGKLVAKNTVEVTDSKGKKEKYTAKHILLATGAHSKQLPNLPQDGKKIIGYREALSLDKQPESMVVVGSGAIGSEFAYFYSAIGTKVTLVEFMPTLVPNEDADVAAQLGRSFKKMGMKVMVNSSVEKVDTSGKKCKVTVKTKKGEEQIEADIVLSAVGIEPNLEGIGLEEMKIATEKGKIKVDDYYRTNVEGVYAIGDIVHGPALAHVASAEGIICVEKIAGENPQPLDYGNIPANTYTTPEIASVGMTEKAAKEAGYELKVGKFPFTASGKAKSAGAADGFVKLIFDAKYGELLGAHLIGANVTEMIAELVVARKLEITGHELIKSVHPHPTMSEAVMEAAAAAFDEVIHI
- a CDS encoding TlpA disulfide reductase family protein, producing MKKFLFLLLALSAFAACSSPDGFIIKGNIQGQNTGEVALLKYDGTKWNVEDTAKLEDGNFVLKGKTDLPELRVIRLGQKKLVSQFFAENGKINVKAYADSLDKTVVTGSESNEIFTQFTDEMKRLSSEAKDIQQRYAKARMSGDEDGMKKAQIDIEAMVDNQKVFAKNFIREHKNSTVAPFVALWQFGQTATYNDLDTLIASFDPSIKESIYVKELQKMADQRRVTGIGAVAPDFTMNDPDGNPFTLSSLRGKYVLLDFWASWCAPCRQENPNVVKVYNEYKDKGFTVLGVSLDRDHDAWVKAIKDDHLTWHQVSDLQYWNNKVAREYGVTSIPHSLLLDKDGKIIAKNLRGPALEQKLKEVFGE
- the meaB gene encoding methylmalonyl Co-A mutase-associated GTPase MeaB — protein: MSKDNHHNDHPENDPNYLGLNVNKGIEQPDSVNEDSVKRFLSKRKRKLLPADEYVKGILDGNRTLLSQAVTLVESSNPEHQQLAQDIIIKCLPFAGNSTRLGITGVPGAGKSTFIEALGKHITGNGGKLAVLAIDPSSERTKGSILGDKTRMESLSGDPNAYIRPSPSAGSLGGVARKTRETIVLCEAAGFDTIFIETVGVGQSETAVHSMVDFFLLIQIAGAGDELQGIKRGIIEMSDAIAINKADGSNIEKANMAASQFRNALHLFPPTESGWIPKVLTCSSLVGTGITEVWDTVNDYVNRTRKNGFFNYRRREQAKYWMYESVNETLRNNFYGNPEIKKQLDGMEKAVLSDEISSFVAARRLLDIYFKTFESKDEKPE